The Saprospiraceae bacterium genome includes the window CTCCAATCGATGTCCCTTTTTCTTTGAGTCCAGGATTATAGTAATAGAGCTCTTGCACTTTTAAGCCGTAAAATTTAGCTAAGGAGAACAGCGTCTGTTTTTTTTCAATGGTGTGAAGAAAAAATTTCTCTTGGTAATCACCAACATGAAGGAGCACGCTATCCTGCGGCAATAAATAGAATAAACTATCACCTGTCGCATTTGAAGTGTAGGAAGTCATCCCTATTAGGATGATTAAAACAACGTTTCTCATAGTATTCGACATTAGTTTCTGGCCTTGGGGTTTTGGGATAAAGATACTAAGTAAAGCAAAAGTAAGGAATGAAGAATAAATAAGCTGGTCCATGTACCTAAATATTTTTTCACCAGGCGAGGCGTGAAGAGTGAGCATAGCCTAGCTATGCGAATGATGAACAACGAAGGCTGGTGGAAAAAGATAACGGTAAATGGGCTTGGTTATTTGTTTTTCATTCCTAAGAAGTCCCCTATCTTTATTATTTTGCAGGCATGAAAGTAATTGGAATAATTCCGGCCAGATATGCTTCCTCCAGGTTTCCGGGGAAACCACTGGTGGACATTCAAGGCAAGAGTATGATTGCTCGGGTCTATGGGCGTTGCCAGGAAGCTTTATTATTGCATCAGGTAATTGTCGCCACAGATGATGAACGCATTTTTGCGCACGTTCAGGCCTTCGGCGGTTCCGTTATGATGACGAGTGATTTGCATCAAAGCGGTACTGACCGTTGTGCAGAAGTGGCGAAAGCTTTTCCGGAGGCAGACTTGGTGGTGAATATCCAAGGAGACGAACCCTTTATTCATCCTGGTCAAATTGATCAATTGATTCGATTGTTTGATGGTGAAAAGTCAGTAGATATGGCTACCC containing:
- the kdsB gene encoding 3-deoxy-manno-octulosonate cytidylyltransferase; this translates as MKVIGIIPARYASSRFPGKPLVDIQGKSMIARVYGRCQEALLLHQVIVATDDERIFAHVQAFGGSVMMTSDLHQSGTDRCAEVAKAFPEADLVVNIQGDEPFIHPGQIDQLIRLFDGEKSVDMATLAKKIESEEALFDPNTVKVVFNEIGEALYFSRSTIPFLRNFSKDQWLMRHDFYKHIGIYAFRKEVLLACAKLPQGRLEKMESLEQLRWLEAGYRIKVGLTQVETIGIDTPDDLRKFEV